Proteins encoded together in one Helicobacter pylori window:
- the flgE gene encoding flagellar hook protein FlgE — MLRSLWSGVNGMQAHQIALDIESNNIANVNTTGFKYSRASFVDMLSQVKLIATAPYKNGLAGQNDFSVGLGVGVDATTKIFSQGNIQNTDVKTDLAIQGDGFFIISPDRGITRNFTRDGEFLFDSQGSLVTTGGLVVQGWVRNGSDTGNKGSDTDALKVDNTGPLENIRIDPGMVMPARASNRISMRANLNAGRHADQTAAIFALDSSAKTPSDGINPVYDSGTNLAQVAEDMGSLYNEDGDALLLNENQGIWVSYKSAKMVKDILPSAENSTLELNGVKISFTNDSAVSRTSSLVAAKNAINAVKSQTGIEAYLDGKQLRLENTNELDGDEKLKNIVVTQAGTGAFANFLDGDKDVTAFKYSYTHSISPNADIGQFRTTEDLRALIQHDANIVKDPSLADNYQDSAASIGVTVNQYGMFEINNKDNKNVIKENLNIFVSGYSSDSVTNNVLFKNAMKGLNTASLIEGGASASSSKFTHATHATSIDVIDSLGTKHAMRIEFYRSGGAEWNFRVIVPEPGELVGGSAARPNVFEGGRLHFNNDGSLAGMNPPLLQFDPKNGADAPQRINLAFGSSGSFDGLTSVDKISETYAIEQNGYQAGDLMDVRFDSDGVLLGAFSNGRTLALAQVALANFANDAGLQALGGNVFSQTGNSGQALIGAANTGRRGSISGSKLESSNVDLSRSLTNLIVVQRGFQANSKAVTTSDQILNTLLNLKQ, encoded by the coding sequence ATGCTTAGATCTTTATGGTCTGGTGTCAATGGGATGCAAGCCCACCAAATCGCTTTGGATATTGAGAGTAATAATATTGCGAATGTGAATACCACTGGGTTTAAATATTCTAGGGCTTCTTTTGTGGATATGCTCTCTCAAGTCAAACTCATCGCTACCGCGCCCTATAAAAATGGGTTGGCAGGGCAGAATGACTTTTCTGTGGGGCTTGGGGTAGGCGTGGATGCGACGACTAAAATCTTTTCACAAGGCAATATCCAAAACACAGATGTCAAAACCGATCTAGCGATTCAAGGCGATGGCTTCTTTATCATTAGCCCTGATAGGGGGATCACGCGCAATTTCACTAGAGATGGGGAGTTTCTTTTTGACTCGCAAGGGAGTTTGGTTACCACCGGTGGGCTTGTGGTGCAAGGGTGGGTGAGAAACGGGAGCGATACCGGCAATAAAGGGAGCGATACGGACGCTTTAAAAGTGGATAACACCGGCCCTTTAGAAAACATTAGGATTGATCCTGGAATGGTGATGCCTGCTAGAGCGAGTAACCGCATTTCTATGAGGGCGAATTTAAACGCTGGAAGGCATGCCGATCAAACAGCGGCGATATTCGCTTTGGATTCTTCAGCCAAAACCCCTTCAGATGGCATTAATCCGGTGTATGATTCAGGCACGAATCTAGCTCAAGTCGCCGAAGACATGGGATCTTTATACAATGAAGATGGCGACGCTCTTTTATTGAATGAAAACCAAGGGATTTGGGTGAGCTATAAGAGTGCGAAAATGGTTAAAGACATCCTCCCTTCTGCAGAAAACAGCACGCTTGAATTGAATGGGGTTAAGATTTCTTTCACGAACGATTCAGCGGTGAGCAGGACTTCAAGCTTAGTGGCAGCGAAAAATGCGATCAATGCGGTCAAAAGCCAAACAGGGATTGAAGCTTATTTGGACGGCAAGCAATTGCGTTTGGAAAACACCAATGAATTAGACGGCGATGAAAAGCTTAAAAACATTGTGGTTACTCAAGCCGGGACCGGAGCGTTCGCTAACTTTTTAGACGGCGATAAAGATGTAACGGCTTTCAAATATAGTTATACGCATTCTATCAGCCCTAATGCGGATATTGGGCAGTTTAGGACCACTGAAGACTTGCGCGCCTTAATCCAGCATGACGCTAATATCGTTAAAGATCCTAGTTTAGCGGACAATTACCAGGACTCAGCCGCTTCTATAGGGGTTACTGTCAATCAATACGGCATGTTTGAAATCAATAATAAAGACAATAAAAATGTCATTAAAGAAAATCTCAATATCTTTGTGAGCGGGTATTCTTCAGACAGCGTAACGAACAATGTTTTGTTTAAAAACGCGATGAAAGGGCTTAATACCGCTTCTTTGATTGAAGGAGGGGCGTCAGCGAGCAGTTCTAAATTCACCCACGCTACCCATGCGACAAGCATTGATGTGATAGACAGCTTAGGCACTAAACACGCCATGCGCATTGAGTTTTATAGGAGTGGGGGAGCGGAATGGAATTTTAGAGTGATCGTGCCTGAGCCTGGGGAATTAGTAGGGGGGTCAGCGGCTAGGCCTAATGTGTTTGAAGGAGGCCGTTTGCATTTTAATAACGACGGATCGCTTGCAGGCATGAACCCGCCTCTTTTGCAATTTGATCCTAAAAATGGTGCTGATGCTCCCCAACGCATCAATTTAGCCTTTGGTTCCTCAGGGAGTTTTGACGGGCTAACGAGCGTGGATAAGATTTCTGAAACTTATGCGATTGAGCAAAACGGCTATCAAGCGGGCGATTTGATGGATGTCCGCTTTGATTCAGACGGGGTGCTTTTAGGAGCGTTCAGTAATGGTAGGACTTTAGCGCTCGCTCAAGTGGCTTTAGCGAATTTCGCTAACGATGCGGGCTTACAGGCTTTAGGCGGAAATGTCTTTTCTCAAACCGGAAACTCAGGGCAAGCCTTAATCGGTGCGGCTAATACGGGGCGTAGGGGTTCAATTTCAGGATCTAAATTAGAATCTAGTAATGTGGATTTGAGCCGGAGTTTAACGAATTTGATTGTGGTTCAAAGGGGATTTCAAGCGAACTCTAAAGCGGTAACCACATCCGATCAAATCCTTAACACCCTGTTGAATCTCAAGCAATAA
- the greA gene encoding transcription elongation factor GreA, with protein MNKEPMSMHGYNKICAELKQLKEVERPNIVKEIDIARGHGDLKENAEYHAAKEKQRFIEARIVDLSEIVANAQVIDPSALAHNKVSFGSTIKILNLDNDKEFSYTIVGSVESDPAKGLISFGSPIAKSLIGKSKGDMVSIQLPNGESDFEILDIYYKEICFDEN; from the coding sequence ATGAATAAAGAACCTATGAGTATGCATGGATACAATAAGATTTGTGCGGAATTAAAGCAATTAAAAGAGGTGGAACGGCCTAATATTGTGAAAGAAATTGATATTGCTAGAGGGCATGGGGATTTGAAAGAAAACGCTGAATACCATGCCGCTAAAGAAAAACAACGCTTCATTGAAGCGAGGATCGTGGATTTAAGCGAGATTGTCGCTAACGCTCAAGTGATTGATCCGAGTGCTTTAGCCCATAATAAAGTGAGTTTTGGCAGCACGATTAAAATCCTTAATTTAGACAACGATAAAGAGTTTTCTTACACGATAGTAGGGAGCGTGGAGAGCGATCCGGCTAAAGGGTTAATCTCTTTTGGTTCGCCGATCGCTAAGAGTTTGATCGGTAAGAGCAAGGGCGATATGGTGAGCATTCAATTACCCAATGGTGAGAGCGATTTTGAGATTTTAGACATTTACTATAAAGAGATTTGTTTTGATGAAAATTAA
- the rfaE1 gene encoding D-glycero-beta-D-manno-heptose-7-phosphate kinase has product MRFLKNNAHEKILVIGDLIADYYLWGKSERLSPEAPVPVLEVKKESKNLGGAANVANNLISLKAKVFLCGVVGDDLEGKHFISALKARGIDASGILIDKTRCTTLKTRIIAQNQQIARVDKEIKDPLNADLRKNLLDFIAEKIQEIDGVILSDYNKGVLDFELTQTIITLANQHHKLILCDPKGKDYSKYSHASLITPNRAELEQALHLKLDSHANLSKALQILQETYQIAMPLVTLSEQGIAFLEKGELVNCPTIAKEVYDVTGAGDTVIASLTLSLLESMSLKDACEFANAAAAVVVGKMGSALASLEEIALILNQTHPKILPLEKLLETLEHNQQKIVFTNGCFDLLHKGHASYLQKAKALGDILVVGLNSDSSIKRLKGDRRPIVSEKDRAFLLASLSCVDYVVVFEEDTPIKLIQALKPDILVKGADYLNKEVIGSELAKETRLIEFEEGYSTSAIIEKIKRTHND; this is encoded by the coding sequence ATGCGATTTTTAAAGAACAACGCGCATGAAAAAATTTTAGTCATAGGCGATCTGATCGCTGATTATTATTTGTGGGGGAAGAGCGAACGGCTTTCTCCTGAAGCCCCTGTGCCTGTTTTAGAAGTCAAAAAAGAGAGCAAGAATTTAGGCGGAGCGGCCAATGTGGCTAATAACCTTATCTCTTTGAAAGCCAAAGTTTTTTTATGTGGGGTAGTGGGCGATGATTTAGAGGGCAAGCATTTTATTAGCGCTTTAAAAGCAAGAGGGATTGACGCTTCAGGTATTTTGATAGATAAAACCCGTTGCACCACGCTTAAAACGCGCATCATCGCGCAAAACCAGCAAATCGCGCGCGTGGATAAGGAAATCAAAGACCCCTTAAACGCTGATTTAAGAAAGAATCTTTTAGATTTTATCGCAGAAAAAATCCAAGAAATAGACGGCGTGATCCTTTCAGATTACAATAAGGGCGTGTTGGATTTTGAACTCACTCAAACCATCATCACGCTAGCTAACCAACACCACAAGCTCATTTTATGCGACCCTAAAGGAAAGGATTATAGCAAATATTCCCATGCGAGTTTGATCACGCCTAATCGCGCTGAATTAGAGCAAGCGCTCCATTTGAAATTAGACAGCCATGCGAATTTATCAAAAGCGCTCCAAATTTTACAAGAAACTTATCAAATCGCCATGCCTTTAGTAACTTTGAGCGAACAAGGCATCGCTTTTTTGGAAAAAGGCGAGTTAGTCAATTGCCCCACTATCGCTAAAGAAGTTTATGATGTCACGGGGGCAGGCGATACGGTGATAGCGTCTTTAACGCTCTCTTTATTAGAATCGATGAGCCTAAAAGATGCTTGCGAGTTTGCCAATGCGGCTGCGGCGGTGGTGGTGGGTAAAATGGGGAGCGCGTTAGCGAGTTTGGAAGAAATCGCTTTGATTTTGAACCAAACGCACCCTAAAATCCTCCCTTTAGAAAAGCTGTTAGAAACTTTAGAACACAACCAGCAAAAAATCGTTTTCACCAATGGCTGTTTTGACCTCCTCCATAAAGGGCATGCGAGTTATTTGCAAAAGGCTAAAGCTTTAGGGGATATTCTTGTTGTGGGGTTAAATAGCGATAGTTCCATTAAAAGGCTTAAGGGGGATAGACGCCCCATAGTGAGCGAAAAAGACAGAGCGTTCCTTTTAGCGAGTTTGTCTTGCGTGGATTATGTTGTGGTGTTTGAAGAAGACACGCCCATAAAATTGATTCAAGCCCTAAAGCCTGATATTTTAGTCAAGGGAGCGGACTACCTCAATAAAGAAGTCATAGGGAGCGAGTTGGCTAAAGAAACCCGTTTGATAGAATTTGAAGAAGGTTATTCCACAAGCGCTATCATAGAAAAAATTAAAAGGACACATAATGATTGA
- a CDS encoding sulfite exporter TauE/SafE family protein — translation MQMMHNLSFLGMFLAALSMSLGHCVGMCGGIVSTFSQIRFSKVTSFSYQLTCHALYNVGRISTYMLLGAITAGLGRSLSVNMGFRGVLFISMGIILIGLALLGAKVEKLSFQIPFISFLMKKTLQSQNILGLYFLGVLNGFLPCMMVYSFLASVILSHSAFMGAMLGLSFGLGTSVPLFLMGVFLSKISISYRKFFNLLSKGLMGVFGLYILYMGIMLINHQNPHAMHHSSETTQHDHKRMHERH, via the coding sequence ATGCAAATGATGCACAATTTGAGTTTTTTGGGCATGTTTTTAGCCGCCTTGAGCATGTCTTTAGGGCATTGTGTGGGCATGTGTGGGGGGATTGTGAGCACGTTTAGTCAAATAAGATTTTCTAAAGTTACAAGCTTTTCTTACCAGCTCACTTGCCATGCCCTTTATAATGTGGGGAGGATCAGCACTTACATGCTCTTAGGGGCTATAACGGCAGGTTTAGGGCGTAGTCTTAGCGTGAACATGGGTTTTAGGGGTGTTTTATTCATCAGCATGGGGATTATCTTGATCGGTTTAGCGCTCTTGGGGGCTAAAGTGGAAAAATTAAGCTTTCAAATCCCTTTCATCTCTTTTTTGATGAAAAAAACCTTGCAATCTCAAAACATTCTAGGGCTGTATTTTTTGGGCGTGTTGAACGGGTTTTTACCTTGCATGATGGTGTATTCGTTTTTAGCGAGCGTGATTCTTAGTCATAGCGCGTTTATGGGAGCGATGCTAGGCCTTTCTTTTGGGCTTGGCACCAGCGTGCCGTTGTTTTTAATGGGGGTTTTTTTAAGCAAAATTTCTATTTCTTACAGGAAATTTTTCAATCTTTTGTCTAAAGGTTTAATGGGGGTTTTTGGGCTTTATATTCTTTATATGGGGATCATGCTCATTAACCACCAAAACCCCCATGCGATGCATCATTCAAGCGAAACCACCCAACACGATCACAAGCGAATGCATGAGCGCCACTAA
- the gmhB gene encoding D-glycero-beta-D-manno-heptose 1,7-bisphosphate 7-phosphatase, producing MSATNKALFLDRDGIINIDKGYVSQKEDFEFQKGIFELLKHAKSLGYKLLLITNQSGINRGYYTLKDFENLTEYLQESLLKELGFNLDGVYFCRHAPEENCACRKPKPFLILQAAKEHQICLDQSFMIGDKESDMLAGLNAKVKNNLLLTQNPLKTPHSWIQCKNLKEMIDWIK from the coding sequence ATGAGCGCCACTAACAAAGCCCTTTTTTTGGACAGAGACGGCATTATCAATATTGATAAAGGCTATGTGAGTCAAAAAGAAGATTTTGAGTTCCAAAAAGGGATTTTTGAATTATTAAAGCATGCGAAATCTTTAGGCTACAAACTGCTTTTAATCACCAACCAATCCGGGATCAACCGAGGCTATTACACCCTTAAAGATTTTGAAAACCTTACCGAATACCTCCAAGAAAGCTTGCTCAAAGAGTTAGGTTTTAATTTAGACGGCGTCTATTTTTGCAGGCACGCCCCAGAAGAAAATTGCGCTTGCAGGAAGCCAAAGCCCTTTTTGATTTTACAAGCCGCTAAAGAGCATCAAATTTGCTTGGATCAATCTTTCATGATAGGCGATAAGGAGAGCGACATGTTAGCCGGCTTGAACGCTAAAGTTAAAAATAACCTTTTGCTCACTCAAAACCCTTTAAAAACTCCTCATTCTTGGATACAATGTAAAAATCTTAAAGAGATGATTGATTGGATTAAATAA
- a CDS encoding dUTP diphosphatase translates to MKIKIQKIHPNALTPEYQTEGSSGFDLHAVEEVTIKSHSVGLVKIGICLSLEVGYELQVRTRSGLALNHQVMVLNSPGTVDNDYRGEIKVILANLSDKDFKVQVGDRIAQGVVQKTYKAEFIECEQLDETSRGSGGFGSTGVSKA, encoded by the coding sequence ATGAAAATTAAAATCCAAAAAATCCACCCAAACGCCCTTACCCCTGAATACCAAACCGAGGGTTCTTCAGGCTTTGATTTGCACGCTGTAGAAGAAGTAACGATCAAATCTCATAGCGTGGGGTTGGTGAAAATAGGGATTTGTTTGTCTTTAGAAGTGGGGTATGAATTGCAAGTGCGCACCCGTAGCGGTTTGGCTTTGAATCATCAGGTGATGGTGTTGAATTCTCCTGGCACGGTGGATAATGATTATAGGGGCGAAATTAAGGTCATTTTAGCGAATTTGAGCGATAAAGATTTTAAAGTTCAAGTAGGGGATAGGATCGCTCAAGGGGTGGTTCAAAAAACTTATAAAGCCGAATTTATAGAATGCGAACAATTAGATGAAACTTCAAGGGGTAGCGGGGGGTTTGGCAGCACAGGAGTGAGCAAGGCATGA
- a CDS encoding plasmid stabilization protein gives MNKPFLILLIALIAFSGCNMRKYFKPAKHQVKGEAYFPNHLQESIVSSNRYGAILKNGAVIGDKGLTQLRIGKNFNYESSFLNESQGFFILAQDCLNKIDKKTSKSKVAKTEETELKLKGVEAEVQDKVCHQVELISNNPNASQQSIVIPLETFALSASVKGNLLAVVLADNSANLYDITSQKLLFSEKGSPSATINSLMAMPIFMDTVVVFPMLDGRLLVVDYVHGTPTPIRNIVISSDKFFNNITYLIVDGNNMIASTGKRILSVVSGQEFNYDGDIIDLLYDKGTLYVLTLDGQILQMDKSLRELNSVKLPFASLNTIVLNHNKLYSLEKRGYVIEVDLNDFNSYNVYKTPTIGSFKFFSSNRLDKGVFYDKNRVYYDRYYLDYNDFKPKLYPVVEKPASEKSQKGEKGNAPIYLQERHKVKEKPLEENKIKPRNSGFEEDEVKANQRAMEPINNQNNAIQRSENKNASVSKEGNAFKEAPKLSPKEEKRRLKEEKKKAKAEQRAREFEQRAREHQERDEKELEERKKALEMNKK, from the coding sequence ATGAATAAACCATTTTTAATCTTACTCATAGCCCTAATTGCCTTTAGCGGCTGTAACATGAGAAAATACTTCAAACCCGCTAAACACCAAGTTAAAGGCGAAGCGTATTTCCCTAACCATTTGCAAGAAAGTATCGTTTCGTCTAATCGTTATGGAGCCATTTTGAAAAATGGAGCGGTTATAGGCGATAAAGGTTTAACGCAGCTAAGAATCGGTAAGAATTTCAATTATGAAAGCAGTTTTTTAAATGAGAGTCAGGGGTTTTTCATCCTTGCGCAAGATTGTTTGAATAAGATTGATAAAAAAACAAGCAAAAGCAAGGTGGCTAAGACTGAAGAAACGGAATTGAAATTAAAGGGCGTTGAAGCGGAAGTCCAAGATAAAGTCTGTCATCAAGTGGAATTGATTAGCAATAACCCTAACGCCAGCCAACAATCTATCGTTATTCCTTTGGAGACTTTTGCCTTGAGCGCGAGCGTTAAAGGGAATCTTTTAGCGGTGGTGTTAGCGGACAATTCAGCGAATTTATACGACATCACTTCTCAAAAATTGCTTTTTAGTGAGAAAGGTTCCCCAAGCGCCACGATCAATTCTTTAATGGCGATGCCTATTTTTATGGATACGGTCGTGGTATTCCCTATGCTAGATGGGCGCTTGTTGGTCGTGGATTATGTGCATGGAACCCCTACGCCTATTAGAAACATTGTTATCAGCAGCGATAAGTTTTTTAACAATATCACTTATCTTATCGTAGATGGCAATAACATGATCGCTTCTACAGGGAAAAGAATACTCTCAGTCGTGAGCGGTCAAGAGTTCAACTATGATGGGGATATTATAGATTTGCTTTATGATAAGGGGACTTTATATGTGCTCACGCTAGACGGGCAGATTTTGCAAATGGATAAGAGTTTGAGGGAATTAAACAGCGTGAAACTGCCCTTTGCTTCGCTCAATACCATTGTATTAAACCATAATAAATTGTATTCTTTAGAAAAACGCGGGTATGTGATAGAAGTGGATTTGAATGATTTTAATTCGTATAATGTCTATAAAACGCCAACTATAGGCAGTTTTAAGTTTTTTTCATCCAATCGTTTGGATAAAGGGGTGTTTTATGATAAAAATCGGGTGTATTATGATCGCTACTATTTAGATTATAATGATTTTAAGCCCAAGCTTTATCCCGTTGTGGAAAAACCTGCATCTGAAAAATCTCAAAAAGGCGAAAAAGGGAACGCTCCTATTTATTTGCAAGAAAGGCATAAAGTCAAAGAAAAACCTTTAGAAGAAAACAAAATTAAGCCAAGAAATAGCGGGTTTGAAGAGGATGAAGTTAAAGCCAACCAACGCGCTATGGAGCCTATTAACAATCAAAATAACGCTATCCAACGAAGCGAAAACAAAAACGCTTCTGTTTCAAAAGAGGGTAACGCTTTTAAAGAGGCGCCAAAACTCAGCCCTAAAGAAGAAAAACGCCGCTTGAAAGAAGAAAAGAAAAAGGCCAAAGCCGAACAAAGAGCGAGAGAATTTGAACAAAGAGCGAGAGAGCATCAAGAAAGAGATGAAAAAGAGCTTGAAGAAAGAAAAAAAGCTTTAGAAATGAATAAGAAGTAG
- a CDS encoding lipid-A-disaccharide synthase — MPTILVSALEASSNVHLEELRHNLPKDYRFIGVFEGEDALYSPREFSVMGFRDVIGRLGFLLKAHKEMVQLAKQADLVLLMDSSSFNIPLAKKIKKQDPHKKIMYYILPQVWAWKKWRTKSLEKYCDFLGAILPFEVGYYQKKAQYVGHPLLDEIKYYKKDIKGETLVFMPGSRKSEIAKMFPLFVKAAQILEQNEGFKRRVLVVPSFFKGLDLKAFYGEDIKLFEISYDAHKSLFEAEFAFICSGTATLEAALIGTPFVLAYRAKTMDFLIARMFVNLHYIGLANIFYNALNDETPGLGESQLHPELIQHFLSVEGLLKAYKEMDRERYFKESLRLREYLKHGSARKVAEEMAFLLNLT, encoded by the coding sequence ATGCCCACGATTTTAGTGAGCGCTTTAGAAGCGAGTTCTAATGTTCATTTAGAGGAGTTACGGCACAATTTACCCAAAGATTATCGTTTCATTGGGGTGTTTGAAGGGGAAGACGCGCTCTATAGCCCTAGGGAATTTTCTGTCATGGGTTTTAGAGATGTGATAGGCCGTTTGGGGTTTTTACTCAAAGCCCATAAAGAAATGGTCCAATTAGCCAAACAAGCGGACTTGGTGCTTTTAATGGATTCTTCTTCTTTCAATATCCCCCTAGCCAAAAAAATCAAAAAACAAGATCCGCATAAAAAAATCATGTATTATATTTTACCGCAAGTTTGGGCATGGAAAAAATGGCGCACTAAAAGCCTTGAAAAATACTGCGATTTTTTGGGGGCGATTTTGCCTTTTGAAGTGGGCTATTACCAAAAAAAAGCCCAATATGTGGGACACCCTTTATTAGATGAAATTAAATATTATAAAAAAGATATTAAGGGCGAAACTCTGGTGTTTATGCCAGGGAGTCGAAAAAGCGAAATCGCTAAAATGTTCCCTTTGTTTGTCAAAGCGGCTCAAATTTTAGAACAAAACGAAGGGTTTAAAAGGCGTGTGTTAGTCGTGCCGAGTTTCTTTAAGGGGTTGGATTTGAAAGCTTTTTATGGAGAAGACATCAAACTATTTGAAATTTCTTATGATGCGCATAAGAGTTTGTTTGAAGCGGAGTTTGCGTTCATTTGCAGCGGCACGGCGACTTTAGAGGCCGCCTTGATTGGCACGCCTTTTGTGTTGGCGTATAGGGCTAAAACGATGGATTTTTTGATCGCTAGAATGTTTGTCAATTTGCATTATATAGGTTTAGCGAATATTTTTTATAACGCCTTAAATGATGAAACTCCTGGGCTTGGGGAGAGCCAATTGCACCCGGAATTAATCCAGCATTTTTTGAGCGTAGAGGGTTTGTTAAAAGCGTATAAAGAAATGGATAGAGAGCGCTATTTTAAAGAAAGTTTGAGATTAAGGGAATATTTAAAACATGGGAGCGCGAGAAAAGTCGCCGAAGAGATGGCTTTTTTGCTGAATTTAACTTAA
- a CDS encoding type III pantothenate kinase, which produces MPARQSFTDLKNLVLCDIGNTRIHFAQNYQLFSSAKEDLKRLGIQKEIFYISVNEENEKALLNCYPNAKNIARFFHLETDYVGLGIDRQMACLAVANGVIVDAGSAITIDLVKEGKHLGGCILPGLAQYIHAYKKSAKILEQPFKALDSLEVLPKNTRDAVNYGMILSIISCIQHLAKNQKIYLCGGDAKYLSAFLPHSVCKERLVFDGMEITLKKAGILECK; this is translated from the coding sequence ATGCCAGCTAGGCAATCTTTTACAGATTTGAAAAACCTGGTTTTATGCGATATAGGCAACACGCGCATCCATTTCGCACAAAACTACCAACTCTTTTCAAGCGCTAAAGAAGATTTAAAGCGTTTGGGTATTCAAAAGGAAATTTTTTACATTAGCGTGAATGAAGAAAATGAAAAAGCCCTTTTGAATTGTTACCCTAACGCTAAAAATATTGCAAGATTTTTTCATTTAGAAACCGACTATGTAGGGCTTGGGATAGACCGGCAAATGGCGTGTTTAGCGGTGGCTAATGGGGTTATAGTGGATGCTGGGAGTGCGATTACGATAGATTTAGTCAAAGAGGGCAAGCATTTAGGAGGGTGTATTTTACCCGGTTTAGCCCAATATATTCATGCGTATAAAAAAAGCGCTAAAATCTTAGAGCAACCTTTCAAAGCCTTAGATTCTTTAGAAGTTTTACCCAAAAACACTAGAGACGCTGTGAATTACGGCATGATTTTGAGTATCATCTCTTGTATCCAGCATTTAGCCAAAAATCAAAAAATCTATCTTTGTGGGGGCGATGCGAAGTATTTGAGCGCGTTTTTACCTCATTCTGTTTGCAAGGAGCGTTTGGTTTTTGATGGGATGGAAATCACTCTTAAAAAAGCAGGGATACTAGAATGCAAATGA
- the hypA gene encoding hydrogenase/urease nickel incorporation protein HypA, translated as MHEYSVVSSLIALCEEHAKKNQAHKIERVVVGIGERSAMDKSLFVSAFETFREESLVCKDAILDIVDEKVELECKDCSHVFKPNALDYGVCEKCHSKNVIITQGNEMRLLSLEMLAE; from the coding sequence ATGCATGAATACTCGGTCGTTTCTTCTTTAATCGCTCTTTGCGAAGAGCATGCGAAGAAAAATCAAGCCCATAAGATTGAAAGAGTCGTGGTTGGTATTGGCGAAAGAAGTGCTATGGATAAGAGCTTGTTTGTGAGCGCGTTTGAGACTTTTAGAGAAGAATCTTTGGTGTGTAAAGACGCTATTTTAGACATTGTAGATGAAAAGGTTGAATTAGAATGCAAGGATTGTTCGCATGTTTTTAAGCCTAACGCCCTAGATTATGGGGTGTGTGAGAAATGCCACAGCAAGAATGTCATTATCACTCAAGGCAATGAAATGCGTTTGTTGTCTTTAGAAATGTTAGCGGAATAA
- the rfaD gene encoding ADP-glyceromanno-heptose 6-epimerase, giving the protein MRYIDDGLENQTILITGGAGFVGSNLAFYFQENHPKAKVVILDKFRNNTLLNNNRPSSLGHFKNLIGFKGEVITADINNPLDLRRLEKLHFDYLFHQAAVSDTTMLNQELVMKTNYQAFLNLLEIARSKKAKVIYASSAGVYGNTKAPNIVGSNESPENIYGFSKLCMDEFVLSHSSDNIQVGLRYFNVYGPREFYKEKTASMVLQLALSAMAFKEVKLFEFGEQLRDFVYIEDVIQANVKAMKAQKSGVYNVGYSQARSYNEIVSILKEHLGDFKVSYIKNPYTFFQKHTQAHIEPTILDLDYTPLYDLESGIKDYLPHIHAIFKEQRA; this is encoded by the coding sequence ATGCGTTATATTGATGATGGATTGGAAAATCAAACGATTTTAATCACCGGTGGGGCTGGCTTTGTGGGCAGTAATCTAGCCTTTTATTTTCAAGAGAACCACCCTAAGGCTAAAGTGGTAATTTTGGATAAGTTTCGTAACAACACGCTTTTAAACAACAACCGCCCGAGTTCTTTAGGGCATTTTAAGAATTTGATCGGTTTTAAGGGCGAAGTGATTACCGCTGATATTAATAATCCTTTAGATTTAAGGCGTTTAGAAAAGTTGCATTTTGATTATTTGTTCCACCAAGCGGCTGTCTCTGATACGACCATGCTCAATCAAGAATTAGTGATGAAAACCAACTATCAGGCTTTTTTAAACCTTTTAGAAATCGCTCGATCAAAAAAAGCTAAAGTGATTTACGCTTCTTCAGCGGGCGTTTATGGCAACACCAAAGCCCCCAATATAGTAGGCTCAAACGAAAGCCCTGAAAACATTTATGGCTTTTCCAAACTTTGCATGGACGAATTTGTCCTTTCTCATTCAAGCGATAACATTCAAGTGGGCTTAAGGTATTTCAATGTCTATGGGCCTAGGGAATTTTATAAAGAAAAAACCGCTTCCATGGTTTTGCAGCTCGCTTTAAGCGCGATGGCGTTTAAGGAAGTCAAGCTTTTTGAATTTGGCGAGCAGTTAAGGGATTTTGTCTATATTGAAGATGTGATCCAAGCGAATGTGAAAGCGATGAAGGCTCAAAAAAGCGGGGTTTATAATGTGGGTTATTCACAAGCCAGGAGTTATAATGAAATCGTTAGCATTTTAAAAGAGCATTTAGGGGATTTTAAAGTGAGCTATATTAAAAACCCTTATACTTTTTTCCAAAAGCACACCCAAGCGCACATTGAACCCACTATTTTGGATTTAGATTACACCCCTTTATACGATTTAGAAAGCGGTATTAAAGATTATTTGCCCCATATCCATGCGATTTTTAAAGAACAACGCGCATGA